Proteins from one Clostridium cellulovorans 743B genomic window:
- a CDS encoding chemotaxis protein CheW — protein MSEAFDDSLDFEEDTLKDKYLTFSIGEECYGIEIRYVIEIIGIQPITEIPELPNYVKGIINLRGKIIPVIDVRLRFNKLYREYNDRTCIIVISVEDTIVGLIIDSVSDVISIQKESIVEPPSVSNSFNNKYISGIGKIGSEVKLLLDTSKLINSNELENITE, from the coding sequence ATGTCAGAGGCTTTCGATGATTCTTTGGATTTTGAAGAAGATACCTTAAAGGACAAATATTTAACTTTTTCTATAGGTGAAGAGTGTTACGGAATTGAAATTAGATATGTTATAGAGATAATAGGAATTCAACCAATTACAGAGATACCTGAACTACCTAATTATGTAAAAGGCATCATAAATCTTAGAGGAAAAATAATACCAGTAATAGATGTTAGATTAAGATTTAATAAGCTCTATAGAGAATACAATGATAGGACTTGTATTATAGTTATTAGCGTAGAAGATACTATCGTTGGATTAATTATTGACAGTGTTTCAGACGTCATATCTATACAAAAAGAAAGCATAGTTGAACCTCCAAGTGTAAGCAATAGCTTTAATAATAAATATATAAGTGGTATAGGAAAAATTGGAAGTGAAGTAAAGCTTCTTTTAGACACTAGTAAGCTAATAAATTCTAATGAATTAGAAAATATAACTGAATAA
- a CDS encoding methyl-accepting chemotaxis protein, protein MSKLATKILKISIILLSIVVIVLLVTNYYIFAKFQKELKTSTKDCIIELQQSIDGDTLKKVIEARSKDNDEYKKIEYSMSMAKVRSVARNFYTLLKVDDNTTKFLVDVSVEPSGFLDKYEMTDTMKKAFDGEIVVSDKAYTDEYGTFISAYAPIKDSQGKVISVMAIDVDASVFENIKSMVFKTTVLVMVILVVAVMVAVYIFSQVLGKNISKIKGTLEKISKGDLTERIDIKTKDEIEEIALSINSVSFSLKDLISNVINTASDIETKIDVVKNEINDLANDVKEVSATTEELSANMQETAASAEEMSVTSETMKNNVNYISGKSHNSVKKAVDIRNKAENIMIVSEKNQKETEKIFKDTAADLKKSIEKAKAVEEINQLAESIRNITSQTNLLALNAAIESARAGEAGKGFSVVADEIRKLAEQSSNTINKIQNTASTILASVDELTANSNNLLSFIEHVILQEYEGFEETNKEYNQDAQYYKEFSMDLNLTTEKLFTSVNELLSTIAGVANASNDGAKGTSNIANRIYNINNKSNGVLEYALNAKESATKLKDEISRFKV, encoded by the coding sequence ATGAGTAAGCTGGCTACTAAAATTTTAAAAATATCTATAATACTTTTAAGTATTGTGGTGATAGTACTTTTGGTAACTAATTATTACATTTTTGCTAAATTTCAAAAAGAACTTAAAACTTCAACAAAGGATTGTATTATAGAATTGCAGCAATCTATTGATGGAGATACTTTAAAAAAGGTAATCGAAGCTAGATCAAAAGATAATGATGAATACAAAAAAATAGAATACTCTATGAGTATGGCAAAAGTAAGATCAGTGGCAAGAAATTTCTATACCCTACTAAAAGTTGATGATAATACTACTAAGTTTTTAGTAGATGTATCAGTAGAACCATCTGGATTTTTAGATAAATATGAGATGACTGATACAATGAAGAAAGCTTTTGATGGAGAAATAGTAGTCTCTGATAAGGCATATACTGACGAATACGGAACTTTCATTTCTGCATATGCTCCAATTAAAGACTCTCAAGGAAAGGTTATATCAGTTATGGCTATAGATGTTGACGCTAGTGTCTTTGAGAATATTAAAAGTATGGTATTTAAGACTACCGTATTGGTAATGGTAATTTTAGTTGTAGCGGTTATGGTTGCAGTTTATATTTTTTCACAAGTGTTAGGTAAAAATATTTCAAAAATCAAGGGAACATTAGAAAAAATCAGCAAAGGTGATTTAACAGAAAGAATAGATATAAAGACAAAGGATGAAATAGAAGAGATTGCTTTATCAATTAATAGCGTAAGTTTTTCATTGAAGGATTTAATAAGTAATGTTATTAACACGGCTAGTGATATTGAAACCAAGATAGATGTCGTAAAGAATGAGATTAATGATCTAGCTAATGATGTGAAAGAAGTGTCAGCTACAACAGAAGAACTTTCTGCAAATATGCAAGAGACAGCAGCTTCTGCAGAAGAAATGTCAGTCACTTCGGAAACAATGAAAAATAATGTTAATTACATATCGGGAAAATCACATAATAGTGTTAAAAAGGCTGTAGATATCAGAAATAAGGCTGAAAATATAATGATTGTTTCAGAAAAGAATCAAAAAGAAACTGAGAAAATCTTTAAAGATACTGCTGCAGACTTAAAAAAATCTATAGAAAAAGCAAAAGCAGTAGAAGAAATAAATCAGTTAGCTGAGTCTATACGTAATATTACATCACAGACTAATTTACTTGCCCTTAATGCGGCAATAGAGTCAGCAAGAGCTGGTGAAGCAGGAAAAGGATTTAGTGTTGTTGCTGATGAAATAAGAAAACTTGCAGAACAATCCAGTAATACAATAAATAAAATACAAAATACTGCATCCACTATCTTAGCTTCTGTGGATGAATTGACTGCTAATTCTAATAATTTACTTAGTTTTATTGAACATGTAATATTGCAAGAATATGAAGGTTTTGAAGAAACTAACAAAGAATATAATCAAGATGCTCAATATTATAAAGAATTTTCAATGGATTTAAATCTAACAACAGAAAAACTCTTTACTTCAGTAAATGAATTGTTAAGTACTATTGCTGGAGTAGCTAATGCATCAAATGACGGGGCAAAGGGAACTTCTAATATTGCAAATAGGATTTATAATATTAACAATAAGTCAAATGGAGTATTAGAATATGCTTTAAATGCAAAAGAAAGTGCTACAAAATTAAAAGATGAAATTTCAAGGTTTAAGGTATAG
- a CDS encoding chemotaxis protein CheA gives MPSSFEKEPMLEMFIFESTQLIDQLENIMIDSEKNAGFSKEHINEIFRIMHTIKGSSAMMMYTHISKLAHSIEDLFFYIRENNPLHMDYSTLVDVVLKGIDFIKIELTKIETNKPVNGDVAILEGEIRQYLVNLKNSNNVETVKKNIELIEEVIEQQPLKNRSKVDENFSKNRFEAVIFFDEGCSMENIRAFSVIHSLKNIAEDIEYTPKELVESKENCEIIKKEGFKVSFATLKSFNEVEDLLLKTAVIRKVQLRILEDINQGESEKVNNIHMGLDDKTHTMKNIKQSIINVNVNKIDKLLDLMGELVIAEAMVVQNPDVQGLQSDSFQKAARLLEKISGELQDVVMSIRMIPVSGTFQKMHRVVRDMSKKLNKEVELELIGEETEVDKNIIENLGDPLMHLLRNSIDHGLEGPEERVDSNKPTVGKIVLEAKNLGGDVWISIKDDGRGIDKDKVLSKAKEQGLINKPEDQLTDKDIYSFIFMPGFSTKDNVSEFSGRGVGMDVVRENIEKIGGKIFIDSSKGRGTHIAIKIPLTLAIVDGMNIAVGNNRYTIPINLIKESFRLIKENLIIDPHDQEMTIVRGESYKIIRLHQLLKIKPKNTNIQEGIIIMVEDEGKGVCLFADELLGQQPVVVKALPNYINHRRFISGCTLLGDGGISLILDIPAIINY, from the coding sequence ATGCCATCAAGTTTTGAAAAAGAGCCTATGCTTGAAATGTTTATATTTGAAAGTACTCAGCTTATTGACCAACTTGAAAATATAATGATAGATAGTGAGAAAAATGCAGGCTTTAGCAAAGAGCATATTAATGAGATTTTTAGAATAATGCACACCATAAAAGGCTCCTCTGCTATGATGATGTACACCCATATATCTAAATTGGCACATTCTATTGAGGATTTATTCTTTTATATAAGAGAAAATAATCCCTTGCATATGGATTATTCAACACTTGTAGACGTTGTGCTTAAAGGTATTGATTTTATTAAGATTGAATTGACTAAGATTGAAACTAATAAACCAGTTAATGGAGACGTAGCAATTTTAGAAGGTGAGATTAGGCAATACTTAGTCAATCTAAAAAATTCAAACAATGTAGAAACTGTAAAAAAAAATATTGAACTAATTGAAGAAGTTATTGAACAACAGCCTTTAAAGAATAGGTCTAAAGTTGATGAGAACTTTAGCAAAAATAGATTTGAAGCTGTTATTTTTTTTGACGAAGGTTGCAGTATGGAGAATATTAGAGCATTTTCAGTTATTCATAGCTTGAAAAATATAGCTGAAGATATAGAATATACTCCCAAAGAACTAGTTGAAAGTAAAGAAAATTGTGAAATTATAAAAAAAGAAGGATTTAAAGTTAGCTTTGCAACTTTAAAAAGCTTTAATGAAGTGGAAGATTTACTTTTAAAAACTGCTGTCATACGCAAAGTGCAATTAAGGATACTTGAAGATATAAATCAGGGTGAGAGTGAAAAGGTCAATAACATACATATGGGTTTAGATGATAAAACTCATACAATGAAAAATATTAAGCAAAGTATAATAAATGTAAATGTTAACAAAATTGATAAATTGCTTGATTTGATGGGTGAACTTGTTATTGCAGAGGCGATGGTTGTGCAAAATCCAGATGTCCAAGGATTACAATCGGATAGTTTTCAGAAGGCAGCTAGATTACTTGAGAAAATATCAGGTGAACTTCAGGACGTAGTTATGTCTATAAGGATGATACCCGTATCTGGAACTTTTCAAAAAATGCATAGAGTTGTAAGAGATATGAGTAAAAAGCTTAATAAAGAAGTTGAATTAGAACTTATTGGTGAGGAGACAGAAGTGGATAAAAATATTATCGAAAATTTAGGTGATCCACTTATGCATTTACTGAGAAATTCAATAGATCATGGTTTAGAAGGACCAGAAGAAAGAGTTGATAGTAATAAACCAACTGTAGGCAAAATTGTACTAGAGGCAAAAAATCTAGGTGGAGATGTATGGATTTCTATAAAGGATGATGGAAGAGGAATAGACAAGGATAAGGTTCTTAGTAAAGCTAAAGAACAAGGACTTATAAATAAACCTGAGGATCAACTAACAGATAAGGATATATACTCTTTTATATTTATGCCAGGATTCTCCACTAAAGATAATGTATCAGAATTTTCTGGTCGTGGCGTTGGTATGGATGTTGTTAGGGAAAACATTGAAAAAATAGGTGGTAAAATCTTCATTGATAGTTCAAAGGGGAGAGGGACTCATATAGCAATTAAAATCCCATTGACTTTAGCTATTGTTGATGGAATGAATATTGCAGTAGGTAATAATAGATATACAATCCCTATTAATTTAATAAAAGAGTCCTTTAGATTAATAAAAGAAAACTTGATTATTGATCCTCATGATCAGGAAATGACTATTGTTAGAGGAGAAAGTTATAAAATAATAAGATTGCACCAATTATTAAAGATCAAGCCAAAGAACACTAATATTCAAGAGGGTATCATAATTATGGTTGAAGACGAAGGTAAAGGAGTTTGTTTATTTGCTGATGAATTATTAGGTCAGCAGCCAGTTGTAGTAAAGGCTCTCCCAAATTATATTAATCATAGGAGATTTATCAGTGGATGCACCTTACTTGGCGATGGAGGAATAAGTTTAATTTTAGATATTCCTGCAATTATTAATTACTAA
- a CDS encoding response regulator: MKKILIVDDAAFVRLSLKTLLSNNNFEVIGEACNGVEAVAKYQELKPDLVTMDITMPEMDGIQAVELIKSIDNNAKIIMVSSLGQEDKVMKAVISGASGFIVKPFNDEHIIKTLNSI, from the coding sequence ATGAAAAAAATATTAATAGTAGATGACGCAGCTTTCGTGAGACTCTCTCTAAAAACTTTACTGAGCAATAATAATTTTGAAGTTATAGGTGAAGCTTGCAATGGTGTTGAGGCAGTAGCAAAATATCAGGAATTAAAGCCTGATCTAGTTACAATGGATATTACCATGCCAGAGATGGATGGGATTCAAGCAGTGGAACTTATAAAATCTATTGATAATAATGCTAAGATTATAATGGTTTCATCTTTAGGTCAAGAGGACAAGGTTATGAAGGCAGTAATTAGTGGAGCTAGTGGATTCATTGTGAAACCTTTTAATGATGAGCATATAATTAAAACTTTAAACAGCATTTAA
- a CDS encoding methyl-accepting chemotaxis protein: MKAFRDFKISVKLIISFIIVAIIAGIVGIVGIVSLKDINSKYSKMYEKNVVPIGYYRDLGASYQRGRVNLRNILIDKTKIDYYKSRITLFDSIMDENIGKLDAVIESNSTNGEKVLYEELKVLINNYRPMQEKIINYAINNQMQQAIELLNGDALTTAQDIDDKIEKLTQLNISQAKETSDSNTSFANRVVTDMIIVVFVAVIVSIVLGIFLANMISKPIKKLTEVGDELALGNYDVSVEANSKDEIGELMKSFGKIIGSINNILEEINNSSEQVALGAKQVSDSGQELSQGSTEQATSIEELTASIEEIAAQTRQNADNALEANELAVTVKNSALQGNDQMDNMLKAMEQINESSSNISKIIKVIDEIAFQTNILALNAAVEAARAGQHGKGFAVVAEEVRNLAARSANAAKETTTLIEGSIKKVEDGTKIANETAIALNDIVDGVAKVAVLVDEIASASNEQATAITQVNQGIELVAQVTQTNSATAEESAAASEELSSQAELLRDMVSRFKLRRSRGTHNPEDLNLEVLKMIEDMKERRRKSEGYSSKGSTNTESMESKVKISLSDNEFGKY; the protein is encoded by the coding sequence ATGAAAGCTTTTAGGGATTTCAAGATTTCTGTAAAATTGATTATTAGCTTTATAATTGTTGCTATAATAGCTGGAATCGTAGGAATTGTAGGAATTGTTAGTCTTAAAGATATTAACTCAAAATATTCAAAAATGTATGAGAAAAATGTAGTGCCTATCGGTTATTATAGAGATTTAGGAGCATCTTATCAAAGAGGAAGAGTTAATCTTAGAAATATATTAATTGATAAAACAAAGATAGATTATTATAAAAGTAGAATTACTTTATTTGATAGCATAATGGATGAAAACATAGGGAAACTAGATGCTGTTATAGAAAGTAATAGTACAAATGGAGAAAAGGTATTATATGAAGAACTTAAAGTTTTGATAAATAATTATAGGCCAATGCAAGAGAAGATAATTAACTATGCTATCAATAATCAAATGCAACAAGCTATTGAATTGTTGAATGGAGATGCTTTAACAACAGCACAGGATATTGATGATAAAATTGAAAAACTTACACAATTGAATATTAGTCAGGCAAAGGAAACTTCTGATAGTAATACGTCATTTGCAAATAGAGTAGTTACAGATATGATAATAGTTGTATTTGTAGCAGTAATAGTTTCCATTGTACTTGGAATATTTCTTGCAAACATGATTAGTAAACCTATTAAAAAGCTTACAGAAGTTGGAGATGAACTTGCTTTAGGAAATTATGATGTTTCTGTTGAAGCAAACAGTAAGGATGAAATCGGTGAACTTATGAAATCCTTTGGCAAGATTATAGGGTCTATAAATAATATATTAGAGGAAATTAATAATTCTTCAGAGCAAGTAGCTCTAGGTGCAAAACAGGTATCAGATTCTGGACAAGAACTTTCACAGGGGTCTACAGAACAAGCAACTTCTATTGAAGAATTAACAGCATCTATTGAAGAGATAGCAGCTCAAACAAGGCAAAATGCCGACAATGCCCTTGAAGCTAATGAACTTGCAGTAACAGTAAAAAATAGTGCATTGCAAGGTAACGATCAAATGGACAATATGCTTAAGGCAATGGAACAAATTAATGAATCTTCGTCTAATATATCGAAAATAATAAAGGTTATAGATGAAATTGCATTTCAAACAAATATTCTTGCCCTTAATGCAGCTGTTGAAGCCGCTAGAGCTGGTCAGCATGGAAAGGGTTTTGCAGTTGTAGCAGAGGAAGTTAGAAATTTAGCAGCTAGAAGCGCTAACGCTGCAAAAGAAACAACTACATTAATTGAGGGCTCTATTAAAAAAGTAGAAGATGGAACAAAGATTGCTAATGAAACTGCTATAGCGCTAAATGATATAGTTGATGGAGTAGCAAAAGTAGCTGTATTAGTTGATGAAATTGCATCCGCTTCAAATGAACAAGCTACTGCAATAACTCAAGTTAATCAAGGAATTGAATTAGTTGCACAAGTAACTCAAACAAATTCAGCCACTGCTGAGGAATCAGCTGCAGCTAGTGAAGAACTTTCAAGTCAAGCAGAATTATTAAGAGATATGGTTTCAAGGTTTAAGCTTAGAAGGTCAAGAGGAACGCATAATCCAGAAGATTTAAATCTAGAAGTTTTAAAAATGATAGAAGATATGAAAGAAAGACGAAGAAAATCTGAAGGCTACTCTAGCAAAGGTTCAACAAATACTGAATCTATGGAATCTAAGGTAAAGATATCCTTAAGTGATAATGAGTTTGGAAAGTATTAG